AgagctttgtttttccttaaatgcCCACTTCCTTTCCTTATCCTGATAAAATGCATAAACTTTGCCTCTTCTTTTCCAGAGAAAATTCTAATCATCTCATGTGAGCTCTATCACCTACACTCTTGGAATATATCTGGAAAGTACCAGAAATGAACTGGAGGATCCTGGCCTCCCAAAACAGGAATTGGCTCTGAAAGCCCTACTGTAGGCTGCTGCCACCTCAGCCTCTCGCCAGAGCGATGGATCCACTGATGGGCTTCCAAGGCATACTTGCACTTGACGCATTTCCCATacttggggcaggggtggggccagCTGTCAGAATGGATGTGCTGGTGACCgaggaggagagaagagtagGTAAAGTGAAGGCCACAGTCAGGGCAGGGATAGAGCTTCTCGCCTGTGCCTGTGGATAGCCAGCAGAGAGGTGCAGGCAAAACGGAGGCTGCAGGTGGGAGAGCTGTAGGGCTTCTTGCCTGTGTGCTTGCGCTGGCAGACTGC
This region of Equus quagga isolate Etosha38 chromosome 7, UCLA_HA_Equagga_1.0, whole genome shotgun sequence genomic DNA includes:
- the LOC124242011 gene encoding LOW QUALITY PROTEIN: zinc finger protein 785-like (The sequence of the model RefSeq protein was modified relative to this genomic sequence to represent the inferred CDS: inserted 2 bases in 1 codon), whose protein sequence is SPINPWLKDTPTRRPPYSCPDCGCNFSYPSLLARHKRVHSGQRPLPCNHCQAHFSQRKYLLQHQFIHTGEKPYPCPDCGRRFCQRASLAIQRRAHAGEKPYPRPDCKSGFTYPYLLAVCQRKHTGKKPYSSPTCSLRFACTSLLAIHRXTGEKLYPCPDCGLHFTYSSLLLGHQHIHSDSWPHPCPKYGKCVKCKYALEAHQWIHRSGERLRWQQPTVGLSEPIPVLGGQDPPVHFWYFPDIFQECR